The Rhododendron vialii isolate Sample 1 chromosome 8a, ASM3025357v1 genome has a window encoding:
- the LOC131336506 gene encoding probable xyloglucan 6-xylosyltransferase 5: MGQDTVKRGGAGGALPTTAAARPTSRASILPRGRQQIQRTFNNIKITILCGFVTILVLRGYIGLNLGTTEADAVNQNLIEETNRLLAEIRSDRDEEEEDNIISSSPLLNTTTTAISNPNNNNYTLGPKITTWDSDRKIWLDRNPQFPATVNGKPRVLLVTGSPPNPCDNAIGDHYLLKSIKNKIDYCRLHGIEIVYNMAHLDKELAGYWAKLPLIRKLMLSHPEVEWVWWMDSDALFTDMVFEVPLGKYDGYNMVIHGYDNLLEQKAWVALNTGSFLFRNCQWSLDLLDAWAPMGPRGPVREEAGRVMTAYLKGRPAFEADDQSALIYLLLSQKDKWMDKVFVENTYYLHGYWAGLVDRFEEMIEKYKPGFGDERWPFVTHFVGCKPCGSYGDYPVERCLSSMERAFNFADNQIVELYGFRHRGLSSPKIKRIRNDTATPLEFVNQFNIRRQAHGSREL; encoded by the coding sequence ATGGGCCAAGATACAGTAAAACGAGGCGGCGCCGGCGGAGCACTCCCGACGACGGCCGCCGCAAGACCCACGTCCAGAGCCTCCATCCTACCGCGCGGCCGCCAGCAGATCCAACGCACCTTCAACAACATCAAGATCACCATCCTCTGCGGCTTCGTCACCATCCTCGTCCTCCGCGGCTACATCGGCCTCAACCTCGGCACCACCGAGGCCGACGCCGTCAACCAGAACCTCATCGAAGAAACCAACCGCCTCCTCGCCGAGATCCGCTCCGACCgcgacgaggaggaggaggataacATCATCTCATCCTCCCCCCTCctcaacaccaccaccaccgccatcaGCAACCCGAACAATAACAACTATACTCTCGGTCCCAAAATCACCACTTGGGACAGCGACCGCAAGATCTGGCTCGACCGCAACCCTCAATTCCCCGCCACCGTCAACGGCAAACCTAGAGTTTTACTTGTGACGGGGTCCCCGCCCAACCCCTGTGACAATGCAATCGGGGATCACTACCTCTTGAAATCAATCAAAAACAAGATTGATTACTGCAGGTTACACGGGATCGAGATCGTTTACAACATGGCTCATCTGGATAAAGAGTTGGCTGGGTATTGGGCGAAACTGCCCTTGATTCGTAAGCTCATGTTGTCTCACCCGGAAGTGGAGTGGGTTTGGTGGATGGACAGCGATGCGCTGTTTACTGATATGGTGTTCGAGGTTCCGTTGGGTAAGTACGATGGGTACAATATGGTGATACATGGGTACGATAACTTGTTGGAGCAGAAGGCTTGGGTTGCTCTGAACACCGGGAGCTTCTTGTTCAGGAACTGCCAGTGGTCGTTGGATTTGTTGGACGCGTGGGCGCCGATGGGGCCCAGGGGTCCGGTCCGCGAAGAGGCCGGGAGGGTTATGACGGCGTATCTGAAAGGGAGGCCCGCTTTTGAGGCCGACGATCAGTCGGCGTTGATATACTTGTTGCTTTCGCAGAAGGATAAGTGGATGGACAAGGTGTTTGTGGAGAACACTTACTATTTGCACGGGTACTGGGCCGGGCTGGTGGACCGGTTCGAGGAGATGATCGAGAAGTACAAACCAGGGTTTGGCGATGAGAGGTGGCCATTTGTGACGCATTTTGTGGGGTGTAAGCCTTGTGGGAGTTACGGAGATTACCCGGTGGAGAGGTGTTTGAGTAGTATGGAGAGGGCTTTTAATTTTGCGGATAATCAGATTGTTGAGTTGTATGGATTTAGACATAGAGGATTGTCGAGCCCAAAGATTAAGAGGATCAGGAACGACACTGCTACTCCTCTGGAGTTTGTAAATCAGTTTAATATTCGGCGTCAAGCGCATGGGAGCAGGGAATTGTAG
- the LOC131336507 gene encoding protein NEN1-like has protein sequence MVVSGSSDRSEIVFFDIETTVPTRPGQGFGILEFGSILVCPRKLVELESYSTLLRPTDLSLISNLSVRSNGISKDAVLSSPSFAQIADRVYDILHGRIWAGHNILRFDCARIREAFAEISRPPPEPKGTIDSLALLTQRFGRRAGDMKMATLATYFGLGQQTHRSLDDVRMNLEVLKYCATVLFLESSLPDVFTENSWVSPNAITRSRSNGKVSPDGMVNTPSSSVKIENLQTSFSDQSRDGNHPILSLMTPNTADKVPDRAESNIAGPDPFDLGIMIDEVERESLRLDETDEEESGSESESSTAAESEAPSCYAAFLKPVEVSTPSIRVSLVPFYRGTQRIQILHKDITLQLRCNHLKVRFGINRKFVDFAGRPRLNFVVDATPDLCEVLDACDKLAQRLSLDSGSSSEWRPVLTKKAGFSNSPTMRLQIPTVAAGNVARWVTEIYEKESSTTPQRLVFSRFDVEELDTLLTPGTFVDVYLSLDPYDYQQNAGIRLVAKKLIVHTN, from the exons ATGGTGGTTTCGGGTAGTAGTGACCGGTCGGAGATAGTGTTCTTCGACATAGAGACCACGGTGCCGACCCGACCCGGACAGGGGTTCGGCATTCTGGAATTCGGCTCCATTCTGGTGTGCCCCAGGAAGCTGGTGGAGCTGGAGAGCTACTCCACCCTGCTCCGACCCACCGATCTCTCCCTCATCTCCAACTTGTCCGTCCGTAGCAACGGCATTTCCAAGGACGCCGTCCTTTCCTCCCCCTCTTTCGCCCAAATTGCCGACCGGGTCTACGACATTCTCCacg GAAGGATATGGGCAGGTCACAATATCCTGAGGTTCGATTGTGCACGGATTAGGGAGGCATTTGCAGAGATCAGTAGGCCGCCGCCAGAGCCCAAGGGTACGATTGACTCATTGGCTCTATTGACTCAGAGGTTTGGGAGGAGAGCTGGTGACATGAAG ATGGCCACACTTGCAACTTACTTTGGGCTTGGACAGCAAACACATAG GAGTTTAGATGATGTCCGGATGAATCTCGAAGTTCTCAAGTACTGTGCAACCGTTTTATTCTTG GAGTCAAGCCTCCCAGATGTATTCACGGAAAACAGTTGGGTTTCTCCAAATGCAATTACAAGAAGTCGTAGTAATGGGAAAGTTTCTCCCGATGGGATGGTCAATACACCCTCGTCAAGtgtcaaaattgaaaatctCCAGACTTCCTTTTCTGATCAGAGCAGAGATGGAAATCATCCAATACTCTCTCTTATGACTCCAAACACAGCAGACAAGGTCCCTGATCGAGCTGAATCTAACATAGCCGGTCCAGACCCTTTTGACTTGGGCATAATGATTGATGAAGTGGAGCGAGAATCGCTTCGATTGGATGAGACTGATGAAGAAGAATCTGGTTCAGAGTCCGAGTCTTCTACTGCAGCTGAATCTGAGGCCCCCTCTTGCTATGCTGCCTTTTTAAAGCCTGTTGAAGTTTCTACGCCTTCTATCCGTGTATCTCTTGTGCCATTTTATCGTGGAACTCAGAGAATACAAATATTGCACAAAGATATTACACTGCAGCTTCGTTGTAACCACTTGAAAGTGCGCTTTGGGATAAATAGaaaatttgttgattttgcTGGCCGGCCGCGCTTGAATTTTGTAGTGGATGCAACTCCAGACCTTTGCGAGGTTTTGGATGCATGTGATAAGCTTGCACAGAGACTGTCTTTGGATTCTGGTAGCAGCTCTGAGTGGAGACCTGTATTGACCAAAAAGGCTGGATTCTCTAATTCTCCCACCATGCGATTACA AATACCCACGGTTGCAGCTGGAAACGTAGCCAGATGGGTCACGGAGATATACGAGAAAGAATCTTCCACTACCCCGCAAAGGCTTGTGTTCAGCAGATTTGATGTTGAAGAACTTGATACCTTGTTAACCCCGGGAACTTTTGTGGACGTGTACCTCTCCTTGGACCCGTATGATTATCAGCAGAATGCTGGCATTCGGTTAGtggcaaaaaaattgatcgtACATACTAACTGA